In Parageobacillus sp. KH3-4, the genomic window AGTTTTTGAAAAATTATTCATCATGAATAATGAAGGAATAATCATTACTTTTCCTCTATTTGTCACAAGAGGTTTATAATACAAGTCAAATAATTCATCGTTTCCAAATGTATATAGGTTTATTAACTTTTCAATATCTCGTTCTGATACTTCCCGTTTAAAAATCTTTGACAGAATTGGAGTAAAAATATATGCAATATCCTTTATATCAATTGCAAGATAAGGTACCATAGCTTCCTTTTGATATTTCTCTCTGAAATGTTGTGTTGCCTCAAAGTACAACAATGCTAAAACCTTTAAACAATAATAAAAAATAAATATTTCAAAGCAGTTAATCCCTAGTATCTCTTGCTGTTCTAGATTGGTAATGTACGCATTATCAAGAATAAGCAAATAATTTTGATAAGATTCTTCTATCGCGCGCTTAAAAGCTTCTATAAAAACATTACTTGAAAGTTTTAACTTAAAATCATTTCCAGACGGTTTTACCTGTATGATCTGATCATAATCAATCTTTTCCTTAGACCAACTAAAACGTTTTTCTGCAACTTTTGGTAAAGTTCGAAGTACATTTTGCATACGAGCGTGATCACGAAGTATTGGAAGTCGAAATCGTTTATACTCTTCAATATCTTTGTATATAAAAGTGACCTGTTTTTCCTCTACAATCATTTTCATATGATGAAGAGCTAGCTCATCACAAATCCAGTGTAGATAGTTAAGTGAGCGTATAATAGGGTACATCCTGTTCATGAATTTAGAACCTAGTTCCGCTACATATGGTAAATTTGTATCTTTTCCACGAAAACAACTATTTCTTTCACCTTCTTTCCAAATTTTCAACATAACATTTAGAGCCGCTATACTACTTTCATAATTTGTTTCCATACCGTAACTATACGAGAAATAAAAAAGTTTTTCATAATCATTTGGATTTCTACTTAGTATTTCCAAGTTAAAATTCTCAAAAATGGACAAAATAATGTGCAACGCAACAATTGGATGAAATGTATAAAGCTCCTTTAGTACCAACTTATACTGATCTACATACCACTCCATCTCATGATTAAGCAATTGACATTGCTGAACATATTCGTTATCCACGATTCCTTGTTCACAGCACCAGTCCATTAATGGATTACAGAAGAGCCTTGTACGATTGTTATCTTCTGATTTATTCAAAAAGAGTGAATACCTCCTTACATATAAAGATATTTCTTCTTTTTTCCCTTCTTCTATCTTTTGCAAAGCAACCCGTTTAAACTGCTTCCTTGCTTGTTTATAATTTTTATTATTCAAGAGGCGTACAATTTCCTTTATTTCTCCTTGCATTTTAATCCCCTTTCTATACGGCACTGCTTGTTTATTAACTACCCATATCTTATATTTTGTGTAATTGGGTAATTCGTCAAATCCGTTGATATTCCTGCATTAGACCCATATGCAAAAATGAATTACACAATCCATAATTTTATGAGTAATTTATAAAGGACAAAAGAAAAAGTACTCACTTTTATTGAAAAATAAACACTTAAAACTTTGAATTTTATGTACAATTACACTAAAATTATCTAATTTTGAAATGCAAATATGTATAACACCGTCCATATTAAGACGGTGTTAAAATAAAGTTGTTTAATTTAATTTTCTATGCTTCAGGGGACCAATACAATAAAATTGTTTAAAACCACTTTATTTTTGTAGACTTTAAAAACTATTAATTCAGGTCCCATCTACGATTTTTGTAAATCATTAAACCCTGAAATCTTCTCTAACATATTCCAATATATAATCTAATCCTATGGTATTTTAATTATTATCACTGTAAAATTCTGAAACGGCTTTGAAACCATTAAGCCTATCAACACAATTTGGACATACTCCACAAGGGGTTGTACTGTTGGCTTGACAGGAGTAAGTTTTTGCTAACGGAACACCTAGGTTAATTCCTAGCCTAATAACATCAGCTTTTGAAAAATCTCGGAAAGGCATTTTTATTTGAACTGCACCGTATTCTGAAAGTATTCCTGATAGCCTATCAAAGAATTCTCTTGAGCAATCTATCTCTTTTGCGTGATTAGAATTAATAAAAGCTGAATAAACCTCTTTAATCCCCAAGGTTTGAGCAACTGACGCAGCAATAGATAGAAACAATAAATTTCTATAAGGTAGATACAAGTCATCCGACGTGACATCATCTAACCATAAATTTGGTTCTCTTATCATTCTCGATTGAGAATACTTATATATATCCTCTATATTAATGACTTTTATATGAGGAATTAGCTTTGGTGGTAATACATCTAGTAACGTATTGAACTCAGTATCCGCACAATGCTGACCATATTTGAGAAAAACCGGCATTACTTTTTTACCCTCAGACAGCAATTTATAAGCTAATACAGTTGAATCCAAGCCTCCAGAAGCTAGTAACAGGGCATCATAATCCTCAAGAACTTCACGGTTCTTTCTTCCTAGTATTTCATATACTAGATCAATGACCTCACTCATAGAATGTGCAATATAGTTTGCAGATTTTTTTACAAACAAATTCCTGACTTGTTTATAAGGATCAAAGATAATCACAGGTTTTCCACTTTTAGCCATCCATCCTATCTCTACATAAGTTCCAGGATCATCATTTAATATTACTGCAATTAAAAGAGATGATTTTTCAAGTAATGCTATATCTTTTCGGTAAGCTTCCTCTTGCTGTTCTTCAGATTCGCTGCCAGTAATAAGTCCATTCTCTAGCACGGGTCTATGCGGGGTAAAATTATGATATTTTAAGTTATTGTACAACTCTTCAATTAATCTAGTATCTACATCTGGAAAATCAGGACCAGCTATGTAAATATGATGTTTCTCTCTTTCTTCCCATGGTATTCTGTTTCCTAAAAGCGTCTCAACATCGTTAAAATCCAAGGATGATACCAGTTCTTTAAATTCATCAAAAACAAATGTACTAGCATAAAGCATCGCGATATAGGATGCGATCTTTAATGCAGCTTCCTCCGTTCTTTGACTTTTTTGAGATAAAAAGGCTGCATTAAAACAATCCCCTACTCCAACTGAATGAACTGTGTCTGTTTTAAAAGCCGGTGCTTCATACCATTTCCGATTTATAATATCATAATATCTAGATCCTCCCCTATTTTCTTTCAGCAAAAATGATTTTGCACTTGCCATTAAAGGAGAGTTGACTAAATTTATAACAGAAAAATCATTTTCTTCAAAAAGAGTTGATGAAGTTGAAAGAATAATAGTATCAAAATTTATATTGTCCGCAATCATTCTTTTAAGAGATTCAGTTCCGTATTGAACATCGATGTGTAGTTTTCCTTTAAAACTTTTTAAAACTGGCAACACCTCTTCGATATTATACTTACCCGGATAAATTATTATATCTGTCGGATTATACTCCTCAATAATTCTGCTTAGTTCTTCCTGATCTATCGTAACATTGGATTGTTTCCTTAATATTTCTTCATATCCTTGGTTTCCGTTTTCAGGGGAATCTTGAATTGTTATTACGTTAGAAGCTCCATCAATTTCACCTACAATAGCTGTACGCTGTGCATTTAATTTTTTTCCATATTCAGAAATACTTCCAAATAAGTACTTAGGGGCTATTGCGGCCAAAGCATAGTTGCAATTCATAGCACTAAAAGCTCTTGCACTATGGAAAATCCCACCTAGCCTTACCGGTGACCCCTTGATGTCCAAATGCACATCGGTAAACACTTCTCCAAGAATTAAAAATCGATCATTTATTTTACTCTTCCGCATATAAATCCACTTCCACTTTCGGAAAAGGTTTTAAAGTACTGTAAACAACACTTCCGCTGTAACTAAATCCCTTTCTCATACAAGCTAGTAAGTTGCTATATCTACTAGGTAAAAGACCTATCTTTTCACCGGTTGCCTCTAATAATACTACTAAACGCCCGTTTTCTAATTTGTCACTTAACACGACCCGCTCCATTATCGCCGGAACATCACCATGATTGTTAAAATACTCTAATCTGCCAACTTCTTCAAGTTCTACATTCTTTCTTTCCTTACGACACATATCTTTGGTTGGTTCAAATTCCCCCCTGTAATCTCCAAAACGGCCTGTTCCGAGACTTCCCATAATACTAAACATGCCTCCTTATGTAAATTAATCAATTTACATAATTCGACATAAATATAGTAGATCCTCCATATTTTTATAAATTTATACGAAAATTATATATTTATATTAATATCAAACATCTCTAAAATTCCCTTGTTATAAACCATTTTTCCTGTTAGAATACCATCAGTTTCAAGGATATAAGGTAAAAGATAAATAAAGCTTGGAGGTGTGTTGTCATAAGAATAAATCTTCTCTGTTTCTACCCAAGCAACTTCCCCCTCTTCTGATGACCTTATATCTCCTGAAAATTCCCTCGAATGAAATAACATTAGTGCATCGCTTTTTTTTCGAGATTTATTTGTAACTGTTATAACTCCTCTAAAATGTACTTTACCTAAGTCTAATCCAGTTTCTTCTTGAACTTCTCTTTTACATGCTTCAATGGGAGACTCGTATGCCTCTACCTTTCCTCCAGGTGCATTCCATAAACCTATAAACGGCTTCTTCATTCTCTTTTGTAAAAGTAATTGATTATTATTCTCTATAAAACACATTGTAAATAAATTGCTCATTTCCCCCACCTCAATATACGTCTTATATATTTTTAGACTATCACGCAATATATCCATGTCAACAAGGAACGTATGGTTGTAGTTCTTATTCCAGAAATAAACACATCTACTTTTTCATAACAATTTAACATTGTACAAAATTCTTTATAAATGCACCTTGTATAGATACTTCCATTCGTTCTACTGTTTTAAATCTTGCTTAATCATCCACATCTTCTTTGGAT contains:
- a CDS encoding PfkB family carbohydrate kinase translates to MRKSKINDRFLILGEVFTDVHLDIKGSPVRLGGIFHSARAFSAMNCNYALAAIAPKYLFGSISEYGKKLNAQRTAIVGEIDGASNVITIQDSPENGNQGYEEILRKQSNVTIDQEELSRIIEEYNPTDIIIYPGKYNIEEVLPVLKSFKGKLHIDVQYGTESLKRMIADNINFDTIILSTSSTLFEENDFSVINLVNSPLMASAKSFLLKENRGGSRYYDIINRKWYEAPAFKTDTVHSVGVGDCFNAAFLSQKSQRTEEAALKIASYIAMLYASTFVFDEFKELVSSLDFNDVETLLGNRIPWEEREKHHIYIAGPDFPDVDTRLIEELYNNLKYHNFTPHRPVLENGLITGSESEEQQEEAYRKDIALLEKSSLLIAVILNDDPGTYVEIGWMAKSGKPVIIFDPYKQVRNLFVKKSANYIAHSMSEVIDLVYEILGRKNREVLEDYDALLLASGGLDSTVLAYKLLSEGKKVMPVFLKYGQHCADTEFNTLLDVLPPKLIPHIKVINIEDIYKYSQSRMIREPNLWLDDVTSDDLYLPYRNLLFLSIAASVAQTLGIKEVYSAFINSNHAKEIDCSREFFDRLSGILSEYGAVQIKMPFRDFSKADVIRLGINLGVPLAKTYSCQANSTTPCGVCPNCVDRLNGFKAVSEFYSDNN
- a CDS encoding 8-oxo-dGTP diphosphatase; this encodes MSNLFTMCFIENNNQLLLQKRMKKPFIGLWNAPGGKVEAYESPIEACKREVQEETGLDLGKVHFRGVITVTNKSRKKSDALMLFHSREFSGDIRSSEEGEVAWVETEKIYSYDNTPPSFIYLLPYILETDGILTGKMVYNKGILEMFDININI